In the genome of cyanobacterium endosymbiont of Braarudosphaera bigelowii, one region contains:
- the fabF gene encoding beta-ketoacyl-ACP synthase II: MTNLHLKKVVITGLGAITPIGNNLNEYWNSLMIGRSGVTKISYFDPQYHVCRIAGEVKDFNPYDYLDRKDVKRMDRFCQFGVSASLQALADSQLVINEVNADQIGIIIGTGIGGVKVLEDQQEIYLNRGPSRCSPFTIPTMIGNMASGLTAIYTGAKGPNTCTVTACAAGSHAIGDAFRLIQQGYAKAMICGGAEAAITPLSLAGFGSAKALSTRNDTPEEASRPFDRDRDGFVMGEGSGILILEELEHALKRKAKIYGEIVGYGMTCDAYHMTAPAPDGDGASRAIKLALQNGSISPEQVGYINAHGTSTTANDIIETKAIKKIFNDHAYNIPVSSTKSMTGHLLGGSGGIEAVATVMAIAKQKIPPTINLDNPDIECDLDYVPTKSRSLKLDIALSNSFGFGGHNVTLAFRKYSKNE, translated from the coding sequence ATGACAAATTTACATTTAAAGAAAGTAGTTATAACAGGATTGGGTGCAATTACTCCTATTGGCAATAATCTCAATGAATATTGGAATAGTCTAATGATTGGACGTAGTGGAGTCACCAAAATTAGCTATTTCGATCCTCAGTACCATGTTTGTCGCATTGCAGGAGAGGTTAAAGATTTTAACCCTTATGATTATTTAGATCGTAAAGATGTGAAGCGTATGGATCGTTTTTGTCAATTTGGAGTATCGGCTAGTTTACAAGCCTTAGCTGATTCACAATTGGTTATCAATGAAGTTAATGCTGATCAAATAGGAATTATTATTGGTACCGGAATAGGTGGGGTAAAAGTTCTCGAAGATCAACAAGAAATTTACTTGAATCGTGGTCCTAGCCGTTGTAGCCCTTTTACGATTCCTACAATGATTGGCAATATGGCTTCTGGGCTTACAGCCATTTATACAGGAGCTAAAGGTCCCAATACATGTACTGTGACAGCCTGTGCTGCTGGTTCTCACGCTATTGGTGATGCTTTTCGTCTCATACAACAAGGTTATGCTAAAGCAATGATCTGTGGTGGAGCAGAAGCAGCGATTACTCCTTTATCGTTGGCAGGATTTGGTTCTGCAAAAGCCTTATCTACCAGAAACGATACCCCTGAAGAAGCTAGTCGTCCTTTTGATAGAGATCGAGATGGATTTGTTATGGGCGAGGGTTCGGGAATTTTAATACTTGAAGAATTAGAACATGCCCTTAAAAGAAAAGCTAAAATTTATGGAGAAATTGTCGGTTATGGTATGACATGTGATGCCTATCATATGACTGCACCCGCGCCTGATGGAGATGGTGCATCTCGAGCTATTAAACTTGCCTTACAGAATGGTAGTATTAGTCCTGAACAAGTAGGCTATATTAACGCACATGGTACAAGTACCACAGCAAATGACATTATAGAAACAAAAGCAATCAAAAAAATTTTTAACGACCATGCTTATAATATTCCTGTAAGTTCGACTAAGTCAATGACAGGACACTTATTAGGTGGTTCAGGAGGAATTGAGGCAGTAGCAACAGTTATGGCAATCGCTAAACAAAAAATTCCTCCTACGATTAATTTGGATAATCCAGATATTGAATGTGATCTTGATTATGTCCCTACAAAAAGTCGTTCTCTAAAATTAGATATTGCACTATCTAATTCTTTTGGTTTCGGAGGACATAATGTTACACTGGCATTCAGAAAGTATAGTAAGAATGAATAG
- the pheS gene encoding phenylalanine--tRNA ligase subunit alpha produces the protein MKITSNTLETELKLLQEEALHEISSIIKLKDLEQLRVYYLGKKGKLSQILRGMSKLDPLKRPYVGSFANKVKDIVQKQLDKKLYDLSSTELKAKILSETLDVTMPSESRPIGNIHPLNNTTDKILDIFIGLGYQISTGPHIETDYYNFEALNIPPDHPARDMQDTFFLTNGDLMRTHTSPVQIHYMENNTPPIRIVAPGRVYRRDTVDSTHSAVFHQIEILAVDKGLTFTNLKGTVREFLHQIFGEDLPIKFRASYFPFTEPSIEVDVQWKGKWLEIMGCGMVDPNVLQAVGYDPEIYTGFAAGLGVERFAMVLHKIDDIRRFYTNDLRFLEQF, from the coding sequence ATGAAAATAACTTCTAATACATTAGAAACGGAGCTAAAATTACTCCAAGAAGAAGCTTTGCATGAAATATCCTCTATTATCAAACTAAAAGATCTGGAACAACTTCGAGTCTACTATTTAGGTAAAAAAGGAAAATTATCTCAGATCTTAAGAGGGATGAGTAAACTCGACCCTTTAAAAAGACCTTATGTCGGCTCATTTGCAAATAAAGTTAAAGATATTGTGCAAAAGCAATTAGACAAAAAACTCTACGATTTAAGTTCTACTGAGTTAAAAGCTAAAATTCTTTCAGAAACTTTAGATGTTACAATGCCCAGCGAAAGTCGTCCTATAGGTAATATTCATCCATTAAATAACACCACAGATAAGATATTAGACATTTTCATAGGATTAGGTTATCAAATTTCTACAGGACCTCATATCGAAACAGATTATTATAATTTTGAGGCTTTAAACATACCTCCTGATCATCCAGCTCGAGATATGCAAGATACATTTTTTTTAACAAATGGTGACCTAATGAGAACTCATACATCGCCTGTACAAATCCATTATATGGAAAATAACACTCCACCTATCCGAATAGTTGCGCCAGGTAGAGTATATCGTAGAGATACTGTAGATTCAACTCACTCTGCCGTATTTCACCAAATAGAAATTTTGGCAGTTGATAAAGGATTAACATTTACAAACCTAAAAGGAACTGTTAGAGAGTTTCTACACCAAATTTTTGGAGAAGATTTGCCAATCAAATTTCGTGCTAGTTATTTTCCTTTTACTGAGCCTTCCATAGAGGTAGATGTTCAGTGGAAAGGAAAATGGCTAGAAATTATGGGGTGTGGAATGGTAGATCCAAATGTTTTACAAGCAGTAGGATATGATCCAGAAATTTATACTGGTTTTGCAGCTGGATTGGGAGTTGAGAGATTTGCTATGGTACTACATAAAATTGACGACATTCGACGTTTTTATACTAATGATTTACGCTTTTTAGAACAATTCTAA
- a CDS encoding DUF4346 domain-containing protein, translating to MKTIKQLDEKLSKRYISLDPKGYFIIYIDRNQNLICAKYFTNIINDKGLAVDPENGEVISVRNKVTRSANQIFTARSAKELCIKIIENNDNCLITMLDHAAYLGREFMKAEIALTQEIEYIQD from the coding sequence ATGAAAACAATTAAACAACTTGATGAGAAACTTTCTAAACGTTATATAAGTCTTGATCCCAAAGGGTATTTTATAATTTATATTGATCGCAATCAAAATTTGATTTGTGCTAAATATTTTACGAATATAATTAACGATAAAGGATTGGCAGTTGATCCAGAAAATGGAGAAGTTATTTCCGTAAGAAATAAAGTAACTCGTAGCGCTAATCAAATCTTCACAGCACGTAGTGCAAAAGAATTATGTATTAAAATTATTGAAAATAATGACAATTGTCTTATTACTATGTTAGATCACGCTGCTTATCTTGGTCGAGAATTTATGAAAGCTGAAATAGCTTTGACGCAAGAAATAGAATATATTCAAGATTAA
- the pyk gene encoding pyruvate kinase produces the protein MRSYSMPRRTKIVATIGPATQNKEILRKLILAGATTFRLNFSHGDHEYHAHSIQLIRQVAFELHQPVAILQDLQGPKIRLGLFKSNEITLKTGDFFTLTSREVECNKEISYVTYKYLVEEVPEQARILIDDGKVEMLVEKVDIKNKNLYCRVIVGGILSNSKGVNFPGICLSVKPLTTKDKKDLIFGLENGVDWIALSFVRNSQDILEVREIITNAGKNIPIIAKIEKHEAIKNMKEIFNLCDGVMVARGDLGVELPPEDVPILQKQLISTANSLGIPVITATQMLDSMINNPRATRAEVSDVANAILDGTDAVMLSNETAVGKYPIQAVETMATIAERIEQEPTTIRISSERKQSVTNAISAAVSQIAEQLNAAAIISLTKTGSTARNISKFRPRIPILAVTPRTDVARQLQLVWGLETLLVLDLPSASQTFQSAINVAQENNLLEDGDLVVMTAGSIQGITGSTDLIKIQTIRAILGKGIAVGQGLASGRARITSYAKDLNDFESGDILVVAKTNAEFVEMMRKASGIITEESSLTSHAAVIGSRLGVPVILGFKDAMKNIPEGIIITIDTENGQVYSGIAKNKYS, from the coding sequence ATGCGATCTTATTCTATGCCTCGTCGGACTAAGATAGTAGCAACTATTGGTCCTGCTACTCAAAATAAAGAAATTCTACGTAAGCTGATTTTGGCTGGTGCAACTACTTTTCGTCTTAATTTTTCTCATGGTGATCATGAATATCATGCACATAGCATTCAACTTATTCGACAAGTTGCTTTTGAATTACATCAGCCTGTAGCTATTCTTCAAGATTTGCAGGGTCCTAAAATTCGTCTTGGATTGTTTAAATCCAACGAAATTACCCTTAAAACTGGTGATTTTTTTACTCTTACAAGTCGAGAAGTAGAATGTAACAAGGAAATTAGTTACGTCACATATAAATATTTAGTAGAAGAAGTACCAGAGCAGGCAAGAATTTTAATAGATGATGGCAAAGTTGAAATGCTAGTCGAAAAAGTTGATATTAAAAATAAAAATTTATATTGTAGGGTGATTGTTGGTGGAATATTATCTAATAGTAAAGGCGTTAACTTTCCTGGAATCTGTTTATCCGTAAAACCATTAACAACGAAAGATAAAAAAGATTTAATTTTTGGCTTAGAAAATGGAGTAGATTGGATTGCACTAAGTTTTGTTCGGAATTCACAAGATATTTTAGAAGTAAGGGAAATTATCACAAATGCGGGAAAAAATATTCCAATAATTGCAAAAATTGAAAAACATGAAGCTATCAAAAATATGAAAGAGATTTTTAACTTATGTGATGGCGTTATGGTAGCTAGAGGAGATTTAGGAGTTGAACTACCACCAGAAGATGTTCCCATTTTACAAAAACAGTTAATTTCTACTGCGAATAGTTTAGGTATCCCTGTAATTACTGCTACTCAAATGTTAGATAGCATGATTAACAATCCTCGAGCTACTCGTGCAGAGGTATCTGATGTAGCTAATGCGATTTTAGACGGTACCGATGCAGTAATGTTATCAAATGAAACAGCTGTAGGGAAATATCCTATCCAAGCAGTAGAAACTATGGCAACTATTGCTGAACGTATAGAACAAGAGCCAACAACTATAAGAATTTCTTCTGAAAGGAAACAGTCTGTTACTAATGCAATTTCAGCAGCAGTCAGTCAAATTGCAGAACAGTTAAATGCAGCCGCTATAATATCTTTAACAAAAACAGGTTCAACTGCTCGCAATATTTCTAAATTTCGTCCCCGCATTCCAATATTAGCCGTAACTCCTCGGACAGATGTCGCAAGACAATTACAGTTAGTTTGGGGTTTAGAAACTTTATTAGTTTTGGATTTACCATCAGCTAGTCAAACTTTTCAATCTGCTATTAATGTAGCTCAAGAAAACAATTTACTTGAGGATGGAGATTTGGTCGTCATGACAGCTGGAAGTATTCAAGGAATAACAGGATCGACTGATTTAATAAAAATACAAACAATTCGAGCAATATTAGGTAAAGGAATAGCGGTTGGGCAAGGTTTAGCAAGTGGTAGAGCAAGAATTACTAGTTATGCCAAAGATTTGAATGATTTTGAATCAGGAGATATTTTGGTAGTAGCTAAGACCAATGCAGAATTTGTAGAAATGATGAGAAAAGCATCAGGAATTATTACAGAAGAATCAAGTTTAACCAGCCATGCTGCAGTTATTGGATCTCGTTTAGGTGTACCAGTTATCCTTGGCTTTAAAGATGCAATGAAAAATATTCCTGAGGGGATAATTATTACAATAGATACTGAGAATGGACAAGTATATTCTGGGATTGCTAAAAATAAATATAGTTAA
- a CDS encoding UDP-glucuronic acid decarboxylase family protein encodes MKILVTGGAGFIGSHLIDRLMEKGYDVLCLDNFYTGSKNNVFKWIGNPCFELIRHDITEPIRLEVDRIYHLACPASPIHYQHNPVKTIKTNVLGTLNMLGLAKRVNARILLASTSEVYGDPDIHPQHEEYNGNVNCTGLRACYDEGKRVAETLAFEYHREHKTDIRVARIFNTYGPRMSENDGRVVSNLIVQALQNKFLTIYGDGSQTRSFCYISDMAEGLIRLMNGNYIGPINLGNPDEYTILELAKTIQKMTKSNAQLIYKELPKDDPKKRQPDITKAKLYLDWQPKFSLQKGLELTIQHFQGQIFE; translated from the coding sequence ATGAAAATACTAGTTACAGGCGGTGCTGGTTTCATTGGTTCCCATCTTATTGATCGCTTAATGGAAAAGGGATATGATGTTCTTTGCTTAGATAATTTTTATACTGGCAGCAAAAATAATGTTTTTAAATGGATTGGTAACCCTTGCTTTGAATTAATTCGCCATGACATCACTGAACCTATCCGTTTAGAGGTTGATCGAATCTATCATTTAGCATGTCCTGCTTCTCCAATTCACTATCAACATAATCCTGTAAAAACCATTAAGACTAATGTGTTAGGAACGTTAAACATGCTAGGTCTAGCTAAACGAGTTAATGCGCGTATTTTACTTGCATCCACTTCTGAAGTATATGGCGATCCAGATATACATCCTCAGCATGAAGAATACAATGGAAATGTAAATTGTACCGGTTTAAGAGCTTGTTACGATGAAGGCAAAAGAGTAGCTGAAACTTTAGCATTTGAGTACCATAGAGAGCACAAAACAGATATTCGAGTAGCACGTATTTTTAACACATATGGACCTAGAATGTCAGAAAACGATGGTAGAGTCGTAAGTAACCTTATTGTGCAAGCTTTACAAAATAAATTCTTAACCATTTATGGAGATGGATCTCAAACTCGAAGCTTTTGCTATATTTCTGATATGGCAGAAGGATTAATAAGGTTGATGAATGGAAATTATATAGGTCCAATAAATTTAGGTAATCCTGATGAATATACTATCCTAGAGCTGGCCAAAACTATTCAAAAAATGACTAAATCTAACGCGCAATTAATTTATAAAGAATTACCTAAAGATGATCCTAAAAAGAGACAACCTGATATTACAAAAGCTAAGCTTTATCTTGATTGGCAACCAAAATTTTCTTTACAAAAAGGATTGGAATTAACAATTCAACATTTTCAAGGTCAAATATTTGAATAA
- a CDS encoding UDP-glucose dehydrogenase family protein — protein MRVCVIGTGYVGLVTGVCLAHIGHHVICVDNNEEKIKLMKAGQSPIYEPGLSELMYSSMQKNRLDFTSNLARGVHHGEIIFTAVGTPALANGESDTRYVEAVARGIGENLNCGYKVIVNKSTVPIGSGDWVRMIVMEGLAKQNNPSMKVEFDVISNPEFLREGSAVYDTFNPDRIVLGGNSKQAIDVMKNLYKPLIERKFSKDQALPFVPLVVTDLNSAEMIKYAANAFLATKISFINEVANICDRVGADICQVAQGIGLDSRIGNKFLKAGIGWGGSCFPKDVSALIRTANDYNYETQLLNAAVRVNKKQRLIVIEKLQQELKILKGKTIGLLGLTFKADTDDMRDAPALTIIEELNRLGAKVKAYDPIVSQSGLSHGLSGVIIETDAEMLSDNCDALVLITDWQEFLNLNYQKMATVMINPVIIDGRNFLERSKLQMAGFHYVGIGR, from the coding sequence ATGCGTGTTTGTGTTATCGGGACAGGTTATGTTGGGCTAGTGACTGGAGTTTGTCTAGCTCATATTGGTCATCATGTTATTTGTGTTGATAATAATGAAGAAAAGATCAAGCTAATGAAAGCTGGTCAATCTCCTATTTATGAACCTGGACTCTCAGAACTAATGTATTCTTCTATGCAAAAAAATCGTTTAGATTTTACATCAAATTTAGCTAGAGGTGTTCATCATGGAGAAATTATTTTTACCGCAGTAGGTACTCCTGCTTTAGCTAATGGAGAAAGTGATACGCGTTATGTTGAAGCTGTTGCAAGAGGTATTGGAGAAAATTTAAATTGTGGCTACAAAGTTATAGTAAATAAATCTACTGTACCAATTGGTTCTGGTGATTGGGTAAGAATGATTGTTATGGAAGGATTGGCTAAACAAAATAATCCTTCTATGAAAGTAGAATTTGATGTTATTAGTAATCCTGAATTTTTAAGGGAAGGATCTGCAGTTTATGACACATTTAATCCTGATCGTATTGTTCTCGGAGGTAACAGTAAACAAGCTATTGATGTTATGAAAAATCTTTATAAACCTTTGATAGAAAGAAAATTTTCTAAAGATCAAGCTTTACCTTTTGTTCCTTTAGTAGTAACAGATTTAAATTCTGCAGAAATGATAAAATATGCTGCCAATGCATTCTTGGCAACTAAAATTAGTTTTATAAATGAAGTCGCAAATATTTGTGATCGTGTGGGAGCAGATATTTGTCAAGTTGCACAAGGTATAGGATTAGATTCTCGTATTGGTAATAAGTTCTTAAAAGCAGGTATTGGCTGGGGAGGCTCTTGTTTTCCTAAAGATGTTTCAGCTTTAATTCGTACTGCTAATGATTATAACTATGAAACACAACTATTGAATGCGGCAGTTAGGGTAAATAAAAAGCAAAGATTAATAGTTATAGAAAAATTACAACAAGAATTAAAAATTCTTAAAGGCAAAACTATTGGTTTGTTAGGATTAACGTTTAAGGCAGATACTGATGATATGAGAGATGCTCCCGCACTTACAATAATCGAAGAACTTAACCGTTTGGGAGCGAAGGTTAAGGCATATGATCCAATTGTTTCTCAATCTGGATTAAGTCATGGATTATCAGGAGTGATTATTGAGACTGATGCCGAAATGCTTTCAGATAATTGTGACGCATTAGTATTAATTACAGATTGGCAGGAATTTCTTAATTTAAATTATCAAAAAATGGCTACAGTTATGATTAATCCTGTTATCATAGATGGTCGTAATTTCTTAGAGCGTTCTAAGTTACAAATGGCAGGTTTCCATTATGTAGGAATTGGTCGTTAA
- a CDS encoding aspartate carbamoyltransferase catalytic subunit has translation MIWRRRHILSLADWEEEEYNTLIQTASSFSEVLLRHTKKVPALQGLVVTNMFFEPSTRTRSSFELASKRLSADILNFSPGTSSLAKGETILDTAKTYLAMGANIMVIRHKRAGVPRIIANEMDRLQSGVSILNAGDGMHEHPSQGLLDLFTICSELDSSYPRLELLQDKKIVIVGDILHSRVARSNIWSLTKAGAKVHLVGPPTLLPKWFEDIKNRCNKGQLFIHWNLEVALKKADFIMTLRLQKERMTDALLPSLREYHKYYGITHKHLYLCQPNVKILHPGPVNRGIEISSSLIDDPNFSLVQKQITNSIAIRMALLFLLGTFSEQ, from the coding sequence ATGATTTGGAGAAGGCGTCATATTTTAAGTTTAGCTGATTGGGAGGAAGAAGAATACAACACACTAATTCAGACTGCTTCTAGTTTCAGCGAAGTTTTATTACGTCATACTAAAAAGGTTCCAGCTCTTCAAGGGTTAGTCGTTACTAACATGTTTTTTGAACCATCTACAAGAACTCGTAGTAGCTTTGAATTAGCAAGTAAGCGTCTCTCTGCAGATATATTAAACTTTTCTCCAGGAACCTCATCTTTAGCAAAAGGGGAAACTATTCTGGATACAGCTAAAACTTATTTAGCTATGGGAGCAAATATTATGGTTATCCGCCATAAGCGAGCAGGTGTTCCTAGGATAATTGCCAATGAAATGGATCGTTTACAAAGTGGTGTTAGCATCTTAAACGCTGGAGATGGTATGCATGAGCACCCTTCTCAAGGATTACTAGATTTATTTACTATTTGCTCTGAGCTAGATTCTAGTTATCCTAGACTAGAATTATTACAAGATAAAAAAATCGTTATTGTTGGTGATATATTACATTCTAGGGTTGCTCGTTCAAACATATGGAGTTTGACAAAAGCAGGAGCTAAGGTTCATCTAGTAGGTCCACCGACACTACTTCCTAAATGGTTTGAAGATATAAAAAATAGATGTAACAAAGGACAATTGTTCATACATTGGAATTTAGAAGTTGCTTTAAAAAAAGCAGATTTTATTATGACATTACGCTTACAAAAGGAAAGAATGACAGATGCTTTGCTACCTAGCCTGAGAGAATATCACAAATATTATGGTATTACGCATAAGCATTTATACCTTTGTCAACCTAATGTAAAAATCTTGCATCCAGGACCAGTTAACCGTGGAATTGAAATCAGCTCAAGTCTAATAGATGACCCTAACTTTAGTCTAGTTCAAAAGCAAATTACAAATAGTATTGCTATTCGAATGGCTTTACTATTCTTACTTGGAACTTTCTCTGAACAATAA
- the hemN gene encoding oxygen-independent coproporphyrinogen III oxidase, whose product MKLTSEDMSFDQELLKKYDKSLPRYTSYPPATELKVNSGEKEFRLGIESGNKKKIPLSLYCHIPFCESACYFCGCNTIITRNKKVASTYLEYIVNDIKETSQLVSSDRLVNQIHWGGGTPNYLNQPQIEILFNTLKDNFNIDKNAEISIEVNPKYVDKSLIFFLRDIGFNRISFGIQDFEEKVQNVINRVQPEKMLFQVMDWIKEAKFESVNVDLIYGLPFQNRHTFEKTIEKTIELNPDRIAVFNFAYIPWIKPAQKNLPISELPSASEKLAILQMAINKFNDNNYMYIGMDHFAKPNDELSIAQEKGDLHRNFQGYTTKPESDLLSFGMTSISMLNDVYVQNHKKIKDYYRTLDEGLLPIEKGFALSQDDIIRRSIIMELMCQSKLDKNRIKKKYNLNFNFDEYFAQELIDLKPLENDGLVNLYNDRLEVTNSGRWLIRNIASVFDPYLKKSKENTFSKSI is encoded by the coding sequence ATGAAATTAACATCAGAAGATATGAGTTTTGATCAAGAACTGCTTAAAAAATATGATAAATCTCTTCCTAGATATACAAGTTATCCTCCTGCTACTGAATTAAAGGTAAACTCAGGAGAAAAAGAGTTTAGATTAGGCATTGAATCCGGTAATAAGAAAAAAATTCCACTTTCCCTCTATTGTCATATCCCTTTCTGTGAAAGCGCATGTTATTTTTGTGGATGCAATACAATTATTACAAGAAATAAAAAAGTTGCTTCTACTTATTTAGAATATATAGTAAATGATATCAAAGAAACTTCCCAACTTGTTTCGTCAGATCGCCTTGTAAATCAAATTCATTGGGGAGGAGGAACACCTAATTATTTAAATCAACCTCAAATAGAAATATTATTTAATACGCTAAAAGACAACTTCAATATAGATAAAAATGCAGAAATATCTATTGAAGTTAATCCTAAATATGTTGATAAAAGCCTTATTTTTTTCCTAAGAGATATTGGCTTTAACCGTATTAGCTTTGGAATTCAAGACTTTGAAGAGAAAGTACAAAATGTTATTAACCGTGTTCAACCTGAAAAAATGTTATTTCAGGTTATGGATTGGATAAAAGAAGCAAAATTCGAGAGTGTTAATGTTGATCTAATTTATGGTCTACCTTTTCAAAATAGACATACTTTTGAGAAAACAATTGAAAAAACAATAGAGTTGAATCCTGACCGTATTGCTGTATTTAATTTTGCATATATTCCATGGATAAAACCTGCTCAAAAAAATCTTCCTATTAGTGAACTGCCAAGTGCATCGGAAAAACTTGCTATTTTGCAAATGGCCATTAATAAATTCAATGATAACAACTATATGTATATAGGAATGGATCACTTTGCCAAACCGAATGATGAGTTATCAATTGCGCAGGAGAAAGGTGACTTACATCGTAACTTTCAGGGGTATACAACAAAACCAGAATCTGATCTTCTTTCTTTTGGAATGACCTCTATTAGTATGCTTAATGATGTTTACGTTCAAAATCATAAAAAAATCAAAGACTACTATCGTACTCTAGATGAAGGCCTTTTACCTATTGAGAAAGGTTTTGCCCTTAGTCAAGACGATATTATTCGTCGCTCTATAATTATGGAACTAATGTGTCAATCTAAACTTGATAAAAATCGTATTAAGAAAAAATATAATTTAAACTTTAATTTTGATGAGTATTTTGCACAAGAGTTAATTGATTTAAAACCCTTAGAAAACGATGGATTAGTTAATTTATATAATGACCGTTTGGAAGTTACTAATTCAGGACGTTGGCTTATTAGAAATATTGCATCAGTATTTGATCCATATCTCAAAAAATCTAAGGAAAATACATTTTCAAAATCTATTTAA
- the acsF gene encoding magnesium-protoporphyrin IX monomethyl ester (oxidative) cyclase: MVTTLVNTHTNQLKTKKKEVSKETLLTPRFYTTDFETAATISLKDQETQLQAMLTEMRNDYNRYHFVRDDSFKDASWDHLDKDTREGFIQYLERSCISEFSGFLLFKELSRKIKKSNPLMAEIFHLMARDEARHAGYLNKAMSDFNVTLDLGKITKTRSYTFFPLEWVIYTVYLSEKIGYWRYIIIFHHLQKHPEKKFYPIFDKFESWCQDENRHGDIFNALLRSQPKLWNNWKARLWSRFFLLSVFVTHTLTVHERKKFYLSLGINATDFDKEVIRETNNTSARAFPSILDVEHPEFYPRLKRCSDRNLEIKALKNSNKLGIVKTLNKILLIAGIAGDFFKAFLIKPIDTEALRGDIH, translated from the coding sequence ATGGTCACTACTTTAGTTAATACACACACAAACCAGCTAAAAACAAAAAAGAAAGAAGTCTCTAAAGAAACTTTATTGACTCCACGTTTTTACACTACAGATTTTGAAACTGCAGCCACTATTTCTTTAAAGGATCAAGAAACTCAACTACAAGCAATGTTAACAGAAATGCGTAACGACTATAATCGTTATCATTTTGTCCGTGATGATAGTTTCAAGGATGCTTCCTGGGATCATTTAGATAAAGATACAAGAGAAGGATTTATTCAATATTTAGAAAGATCATGTATTTCTGAGTTTTCTGGTTTTTTACTTTTCAAAGAATTATCTAGAAAAATTAAAAAAAGTAATCCTCTAATGGCAGAAATTTTTCATTTAATGGCAAGAGATGAGGCACGTCATGCTGGATATCTCAATAAAGCAATGTCTGACTTTAATGTTACCCTAGATCTAGGAAAAATAACTAAAACAAGAAGCTATACTTTCTTTCCTCTAGAATGGGTAATTTATACAGTATATCTATCTGAAAAAATTGGATATTGGCGCTATATCATTATTTTTCATCATTTACAGAAACATCCTGAAAAGAAATTCTATCCAATTTTTGATAAATTTGAGAGTTGGTGTCAAGACGAAAATCGCCATGGAGATATTTTTAACGCTTTATTGCGTTCACAACCTAAGCTTTGGAATAATTGGAAAGCAAGGTTGTGGAGTCGCTTTTTTCTTTTATCTGTATTTGTAACACATACTTTAACTGTTCATGAAAGAAAAAAATTCTATTTATCTTTAGGAATAAATGCAACAGACTTTGATAAAGAAGTAATTCGTGAAACTAATAATACCTCTGCTAGAGCCTTTCCCTCTATTCTAGATGTAGAACATCCTGAATTCTACCCTCGTTTAAAAAGATGTTCAGATCGTAATTTAGAAATTAAAGCTTTGAAAAATAGCAATAAGCTAGGAATTGTAAAAACTTTAAATAAGATTTTACTAATCGCTGGCATTGCTGGAGATTTTTTCAAGGCTTTTCTTATTAAGCCTATCGATACAGAAGCTTTACGAGGAGATATTCACTAA
- a CDS encoding GIY-YIG nuclease family protein: protein MSYRLLPNNEKGTYCLLLFCFNSTSASIGNLGIYPINLGYYIYVGSAFGAGGLNSRIQRHIKIYKNKHWHLDYLRQYLIPLEVWYSTSKIRQEHEWAKFLLNNNLFKVPVKKFGASDCSCISHLFYSDIKPEFEILNEKIIRKSLDYKNFNKVKLNML, encoded by the coding sequence ATGAGCTATAGATTATTGCCAAATAACGAAAAAGGAACTTATTGTCTGCTACTTTTCTGCTTTAATTCAACATCAGCCAGTATAGGTAATTTAGGCATTTATCCAATAAACTTGGGTTATTACATATATGTAGGTAGCGCTTTCGGAGCAGGTGGTTTAAATTCACGAATACAGAGACATATAAAAATTTATAAAAATAAACATTGGCATCTTGATTATCTGAGACAATATTTAATTCCGTTAGAAGTCTGGTATTCAACTTCTAAGATTAGACAAGAACATGAATGGGCTAAATTCTTATTAAATAATAATTTATTTAAGGTTCCTGTAAAAAAATTTGGAGCTTCTGATTGTAGTTGCATATCTCATTTATTTTATTCTGATATTAAGCCTGAATTTGAAATCCTAAATGAAAAGATTATTCGAAAATCTCTAGATTATAAAAATTTTAATAAAGTTAAACTCAATATGCTGTAG